GGGTTCCCTAGAGTGTCGGAGCCACGGGCCGGAGGCTTGGCCGACAGACTGCCCTGCTGCGTCGGGCCAAGCGGCCTTTCTCGCTGCGGGCGCGCCCCGCTTGGCCCGGGCGCAGCACCGCAGGTCCGGGCCGCCGGTCGGCTCCGGGCACCGCTGCCGGACCTTGAGCCGGAGCTGCTCGCGGGCGGCACTGCCCGGCACTCCAGGGAACCCGGCCCGCTGGAGCCGCGGGCCGGAGGCATAGCCGACCGGCTGCCCTGCTTCGCCGGCCCATACGGCCTTTCCCGCTGCGGGCGCTCCCCGCTTGGCCCGGGCGCAGCACGCTCGTCCGGGCCGCCGGTCGGCTCCGGGCACCGCTGCACGTCCTTGAGCCGGTCAGCCGCCCTGCTCCTAGCCGGCGGGAGGCGAGCCGGCCTTGCCGCCGGACTGCGCGGTGCTGCCGGCTCCGGCCGGGCCGTTCGCCTTGGCGGCGCCTTCGCCCGCCGAGCCCGAGCCGCTGCCGGCGGAGAGCTCGGCCGCGCTCGGCTTGTAGCCGGCCGGCATCGCCTCCGCCAGCACATCCTGCGTGCCGTCGCTCAGCCGGACGGCCCATACCGGCTCGAGCCGGAGCTTGCCGTCGTCGACCGGCATCGCGCGCAGCGCCGGGAAAATCGACTGCACCTCGCTGCGGCGCGCATAGCTCGCCAGTGCGTTCTCGAGCCGCTTGCCTCCCGGCAGCCACACCTCCTGCTTCGACTCCGGCTTCTTCCCGAGCGTAATGAGCGTGCGCTCGTATTCCGATACGACACCCTGCTGCAATCGCAGCCGGATTTCACCGAATAGAAACGGCGACTCCGCAATGATCGGAAACGCACCGTAAAACTGCGTGCTGTAATACTGCTGATAGCGGATGGCCTGGCCATCGTCCAGCTGCTCCACCGGCTTCAGCCGGTGGAGCCCATCCCATCCGCCGTGCTCGTTAATGAACGAGATGGACGTGTAGACGTTATCGCTTTCCTTGTCCTCGATACCCTGGCCGGCGACCGGGTCGGTGTAGCTGATCCATTTGCCGTTTTGCTCCACCTGCAGCCCTTTTTTGCCGTCCGTATAAATTTGCGACCCGCTCCGGTCGCTGATCGCCCGCGTCACGCCCGGATCGAAAAACAGGTTGCGCTGCATCTGCTCGGGCGTGTACAGCTCGTAAGGCAGCAGCGTCCGGACGCTCTGGATCGGAGCGGCAGGCACATAGAGGTTCTGGCCGATCGCTTCATAAGGCGTCTGATATTCCCCGTAACCGATGTAGGTTTGCAGATCCTGCGCGGTCAAGTCGGCTCGCAGCGATTCGTACACCGTAGTGCCGTCACCGCTGAAGAAATACGTCCGCACAACGCCCGGATCCCCGTTCTTGAAAATCCAGATCCGGCTGATCGTATCGTTCATAAACTGCGTGTCGCCTTCGATTTTGAGCGTTTTGCTCAGCAGCTCGACCGGGACGCCGCCTCCGAAACGCAGCTCAAGCCCCTGGTCGTTGTCCCGCACCTCGTTCCAATTGACCGCGGCCGTCCGGCTTTGCTCGAATCCTTTGAACTCACGGCTCTGCAGCTTCTCGTAGATCCGATTATAGAAATTCGTCCCCGGATACAGCATCGTATGCTTGCTTTTTCCCATATGCAGCACCATATCCTCGGGAAAAATAACGTTCTCGACCTGCTGCTCGGTGCCCATCGGCTCGGTTTTCAAATAACTTTGCTGCGGCGACACGGTCACGCCGAGCCCTGGCATGCTGTAGGCGAGAAAATAGCTCTGCAGCAGGCTGATCAGGACAAGCGCGGCGAGCAGCCACGTCTTTGTTTTCTCGATCATGCGCTTTCGCCTCCCGCCAGGAGGTTCGGCAGCACGACGGTAACCGTCGTCCCCTCGTTCAGCTCGGAGTCGAGCGCGATCGAGCCGCCGTGCGCCTTCACAATTTCCCGGGCAATAGACAGGCCGAGCCCCGTGCCGCCCATGTTGCGGGAACGCGCTTTGTCCACCCGGTAGAACCGGTCGAATATCCGCCCCAAATCCTTCTTCGGAATGCCGATTCCGGTATCTTTGACGCTGATGGCGACCGAAGCCGGCTCCTGCTTGCGCGCGGCAATTTCGATCCTTCCGCCGTCCAGCGTATATTTGATCGCATTGGAAACGAGATTGTCCAGCACCTGATCGATCTGATCGCGGTCCAGCCATACGCTGCTGATGCCGTCCTCGACCCGTACCGTGGCGCGGATCGATTTCTTGCGCAGCTGGAACGAGAAACGGTCGGCCACCTCCTCGAGCATGTCGGGGACGCTCGTCTGCTGCCGGCGAAGCGGCGCCTGATTCGAATCGAGCCGCGACAGATGCAGCAGGTCCGTCACGAGGCGGATCATCCGTTCCGTCTCGTTGCGGATGACGCCGACAAAACGCTGCGCCAGCTCCTTCTCTTCCATCGCGCCGTCGTCCAGCGCTTCCGCGTAGCTCTTGATCGTCGTCAGCGGCGTGCGCAGTTCGTGCGAGACGTTCGCTACGAATTCGCGCCGCGACTGGTCGAGCCGCTCCTGCTCCGTCACGTCCTGCAGCACCGCGATCGCCCCGGCAATGCCCTGGTCCCGCCGGTGAATCGCGGTAAATGTGACGCGCAGCAGCTCGTCCTCGTCGCCATCGGGCAGCACATAATGCGTCACGACCGAAGACTCGTGGCCCCGCAGCAGCGCCGAAAGCTGGTTCCCCTCCATCCCGAACAGGTCGGTCAGCCGGCAGCCTTCGCATTCGTCCCGGCGGAGCATCTGCTGCGCGCGCCGGTTCGTAATCATGACGATGCCGCGTTCGTCGGCCGCCACGACTCCGTCGCTCATATTGGCGAGAATCGAGGCCAGCTTCTCCTTCTCCTCCTCGTTG
This genomic window from Paenibacillus humicola contains:
- a CDS encoding YycH family regulatory protein — protein: MIEKTKTWLLAALVLISLLQSYFLAYSMPGLGVTVSPQQSYLKTEPMGTEQQVENVIFPEDMVLHMGKSKHTMLYPGTNFYNRIYEKLQSREFKGFEQSRTAAVNWNEVRDNDQGLELRFGGGVPVELLSKTLKIEGDTQFMNDTISRIWIFKNGDPGVVRTYFFSGDGTTVYESLRADLTAQDLQTYIGYGEYQTPYEAIGQNLYVPAAPIQSVRTLLPYELYTPEQMQRNLFFDPGVTRAISDRSGSQIYTDGKKGLQVEQNGKWISYTDPVAGQGIEDKESDNVYTSISFINEHGGWDGLHRLKPVEQLDDGQAIRYQQYYSTQFYGAFPIIAESPFLFGEIRLRLQQGVVSEYERTLITLGKKPESKQEVWLPGGKRLENALASYARRSEVQSIFPALRAMPVDDGKLRLEPVWAVRLSDGTQDVLAEAMPAGYKPSAAELSAGSGSGSAGEGAAKANGPAGAGSTAQSGGKAGSPPAG
- the walK gene encoding cell wall metabolism sensor histidine kinase WalK, with translation MNDGIRFFRTIQVKLIIIYVLLILIAMQLIGVYFISTVKTSLTESFTKNLNEQANLLSEIAARTLASKPADGEDDKTTEEDLNVLVRNLFSLNQAEIQVLDASGRVMATSLASHQSYVGKKNTSLAVSRALQGIRDNEEDVIDEDNVRKKIIAKPVISGQKTVGAVYLVASMKDLYSTVDRVNQIFVSGMLIALGLTGVLGILLAHTITNPIKALTRQAAAVAEGRFDQRVPVLGDDEIGRLSQVFNDMTSRLRDALFSNEEEKEKLASILANMSDGVVAADERGIVMITNRRAQQMLRRDECEGCRLTDLFGMEGNQLSALLRGHESSVVTHYVLPDGDEDELLRVTFTAIHRRDQGIAGAIAVLQDVTEQERLDQSRREFVANVSHELRTPLTTIKSYAEALDDGAMEEKELAQRFVGVIRNETERMIRLVTDLLHLSRLDSNQAPLRRQQTSVPDMLEEVADRFSFQLRKKSIRATVRVEDGISSVWLDRDQIDQVLDNLVSNAIKYTLDGGRIEIAARKQEPASVAISVKDTGIGIPKKDLGRIFDRFYRVDKARSRNMGGTGLGLSIAREIVKAHGGSIALDSELNEGTTVTVVLPNLLAGGESA